In the Atribacterota bacterium genome, one interval contains:
- a CDS encoding BadF/BadG/BcrA/BcrD ATPase family protein — MEYLLGVDGGGSKTIGILMDINGELKAVATSGPVNLAENGEKMVRENVRRLRSLLNRVSPSDIIYSSFGMPAFGEWRKADQEYRTILVEELGITPTLLVNDVVVGWAAGTLGEDGIHVVAGTGTIAYGRHGKKEARVSGWGSIIGDEGSAYALGQEALRRISRQFDGRELPTLLKELFCQRLRWTSWQDLTEWIYSHQDAERRTVIAALAPVVYEAGQKGDPVAREIMDNAAQELSLCAKTLIRLLSLPRPLVTYSGSVLTKNEIVRQRFMNDLYQSIPQATVKESELHPALGAIILLYREIYGVLPQILLPKLSLVSQQFFSE; from the coding sequence TTGGAGTACTTGCTGGGAGTGGATGGAGGAGGTTCAAAAACCATAGGAATCCTCATGGACATAAATGGCGAATTGAAGGCGGTTGCGACTTCAGGACCAGTCAATCTTGCCGAAAACGGCGAAAAAATGGTACGAGAGAACGTTAGACGTCTCCGTTCCCTTCTTAACAGAGTTTCCCCCTCGGATATTATTTATTCTTCTTTTGGGATGCCAGCATTCGGAGAGTGGCGCAAAGCTGACCAGGAGTATCGGACAATCCTCGTTGAGGAACTGGGTATCACACCAACACTCCTTGTAAACGATGTGGTTGTGGGATGGGCTGCAGGAACACTCGGTGAGGACGGAATACACGTTGTGGCCGGCACTGGAACCATCGCTTACGGACGGCACGGAAAAAAGGAAGCCCGGGTTAGCGGTTGGGGAAGTATCATCGGTGACGAAGGAAGCGCTTATGCTTTAGGGCAAGAAGCGTTACGTCGAATCTCAAGACAATTTGATGGACGGGAATTACCCACTCTCCTTAAAGAGTTATTCTGCCAACGGTTACGATGGACAAGCTGGCAGGACCTCACAGAATGGATTTACTCCCACCAAGATGCGGAACGAAGAACAGTCATCGCGGCTTTGGCACCGGTTGTTTACGAAGCCGGCCAAAAAGGTGATCCGGTAGCCAGAGAAATCATGGACAATGCGGCTCAGGAATTGAGCCTCTGTGCCAAAACCCTGATACGGCTACTCTCCCTCCCTCGACCTCTTGTGACCTACAGTGGAAGTGTGCTCACCAAAAACGAAATCGTCCGACAACGGTTTATGAACGACCTTTACCAATCAATACCTCAGGCAACAGTCAAGGAATCCGAACTCCATCCAGCTCTGGGAGCAATCATCCTTCTCTATCGGGAAATTTACGGAGTTCTCCCTCAAATTTTATTACCGAAACTCTCTCTCGTTTCGCAGCAATTTTTTTCAGAATAA
- the dprA gene encoding DNA-processing protein DprA — protein MEELPFWIAFSHIRGIGPVRFQKLLQVFGSAKDAFHASEKSLEEVVGKGTANLILEARRTLQPEKLYEEVERENLHVLTMEDEGYPMLLKNIYRPPFLLYLKGNFDFSCFDRYLAIVGTRNPTPYGRKVARVLARELSAHFVIVSGLALGIDGEVHRAVVQEEGITIGVLGNGLRRVYPATHFRLACEIVEKGGALLSEYPPSWEPRPENFPPRNRIISGLSQGVLVIEAPRKSGAMITASFALEEGREVMAVPGPVFSPQSEGTNALIARGAALVQSAQDVFEALGLMWQGKKGEASESIELGEKETYLLSLIDYQGKFKEELLEETSWPEGEFFQILLSLEMKGLIQEMWGGKVVRV, from the coding sequence TTGGAGGAACTCCCTTTCTGGATTGCCTTCAGTCATATCCGGGGTATTGGTCCAGTACGCTTTCAGAAACTTCTCCAGGTGTTTGGAAGTGCAAAAGATGCTTTCCACGCTTCAGAAAAGTCCCTGGAAGAGGTTGTGGGAAAGGGAACGGCGAATTTAATTCTTGAGGCTCGTCGTACCCTGCAACCGGAGAAACTGTATGAGGAAGTGGAACGAGAAAACCTGCACGTTCTCACCATGGAAGACGAGGGATACCCGATGCTTTTAAAAAACATTTACCGCCCTCCGTTTCTCCTTTATCTTAAGGGTAATTTTGATTTCTCCTGCTTCGATCGGTATCTTGCCATCGTAGGTACCAGAAACCCGACTCCTTATGGAAGAAAAGTGGCCCGGGTGCTTGCTCGGGAATTGAGTGCGCATTTTGTCATTGTCAGTGGTCTTGCTCTGGGTATTGATGGAGAAGTGCACCGGGCTGTGGTTCAGGAAGAGGGTATTACCATTGGGGTTCTGGGGAATGGACTGCGCCGAGTTTATCCTGCTACCCACTTTCGCTTGGCCTGTGAAATCGTTGAAAAAGGAGGCGCGCTTTTGAGCGAGTACCCTCCTTCTTGGGAACCCCGTCCAGAGAATTTTCCTCCCCGCAATCGGATTATCAGCGGTTTGAGCCAGGGTGTTTTGGTGATAGAGGCACCCCGAAAAAGTGGGGCAATGATTACAGCTTCCTTTGCTCTTGAAGAAGGACGAGAGGTAATGGCCGTGCCTGGTCCGGTATTTTCTCCTCAAAGTGAAGGAACCAATGCTTTGATTGCGCGGGGAGCCGCTCTTGTGCAAAGCGCTCAGGATGTTTTTGAAGCGCTTGGGTTGATGTGGCAGGGGAAAAAAGGAGAGGCTTCGGAATCAATCGAGTTAGGGGAAAAGGAAACGTATCTTCTCTCTCTGATTGATTACCAGGGAAAATTTAAGGAAGAGCTCCTGGAAGAGACTTCCTGGCCGGAGGGAGAGTTTTTCCAGATCCTGCTCTCTTTGGAGATGAAAGGACTGATCCAGGAAATGTGGGGAGGCAAGGTGGTTAGAGTTTGA